A genomic region of Prevotella scopos JCM 17725 contains the following coding sequences:
- a CDS encoding site-specific integrase — protein MKSNFKSTFYLRSNYVNKEGKNPVMLRIYLNNERLSIGSTGISVLKSLWDIDKERLKGRTTEVLRTNLQLDNISTGLLNIFRRLEFSDDLCLERIKEEFLGKKGDIDTFMALFEKHNEDFRKQVGVSVSATTLRKYELCKRHFAEFLKQKYGRTDIKLCELNYTVIYDFDLYLQTVAGQCRNTATKTMKIFKTITILGRKLGVLHHDPFANYHFHLELVDRGFLTDEEILKIVNKKLTIPRLSLVRDIFIFSCFTGLSYIDVANLTPEHLVSMDDKQWIMTKRQKTNVESYILLLDIPKQIIAKYNNNTYREGKLFPVLSNQKMNAYLKEIADICGIVKNLTFHMARHTFATMSLSKGVPMESVSKMLGHTNIKTTQIYARITNKKIEHDMEQLAGKLDKFNVAMGINSK, from the coding sequence ATGAAGTCAAATTTTAAGTCAACATTCTATCTTAGAAGTAATTATGTGAACAAAGAAGGGAAGAATCCTGTGATGTTGAGAATCTATCTCAATAATGAGCGTCTCTCGATTGGATCAACGGGGATCTCTGTTTTGAAGTCTCTTTGGGATATTGACAAAGAACGTCTCAAGGGTCGAACAACTGAAGTCCTGAGGACGAATTTGCAACTCGATAATATCAGTACTGGGTTGCTTAATATCTTCCGACGTTTGGAGTTTTCTGATGATTTGTGTTTGGAACGAATCAAAGAAGAGTTTTTAGGAAAGAAAGGGGACATAGATACGTTTATGGCTCTTTTCGAGAAGCATAATGAAGACTTCCGAAAGCAAGTAGGAGTTTCTGTATCTGCTACTACTTTGCGAAAGTATGAATTATGCAAGCGTCACTTTGCAGAGTTCCTGAAGCAGAAATATGGTCGGACAGATATAAAGTTGTGTGAATTAAATTATACAGTCATCTATGATTTTGACCTTTATCTTCAAACAGTTGCCGGGCAATGTCGTAACACAGCAACAAAGACAATGAAGATTTTTAAGACAATAACCATTTTAGGTCGGAAATTGGGTGTGCTGCACCATGATCCGTTTGCTAATTATCATTTTCACTTGGAGCTTGTCGACAGAGGATTTCTCACTGATGAAGAAATTCTCAAAATTGTGAATAAAAAACTTACGATACCTCGTTTATCTCTTGTCCGTGATATATTCATTTTCTCATGTTTCACAGGGCTATCATACATAGATGTTGCCAATCTCACACCAGAACATTTAGTTAGTATGGACGATAAACAGTGGATTATGACGAAGAGACAGAAGACGAATGTAGAATCTTATATTCTTCTTCTTGATATTCCAAAGCAGATTATAGCTAAATATAACAATAATACTTATCGTGAAGGAAAACTGTTTCCTGTACTAAGTAATCAAAAAATGAATGCTTATCTAAAAGAAATAGCTGATATTTGCGGTATTGTCAAAAATCTTACTTTCCACATGGCTCGCCATACATTTGCGACCATGTCGCTCAGCAAGGGCGTTCCTATGGAAAGTGTGTCGAAGATGCTGGGGCATACCAACATTAAAACGACACAAATTTATGCCCGTATAACCAACAAGAAGATAGAACACGATATGGAACAGCTGGCTGGCAAGTTAGACAAGTTCAATGTTGCTATGGGCATCAACTCAAAATAA
- a CDS encoding DUF1896 domain-containing protein, which translates to MTTTKKELSYFRLKLEAYLGEHFPERVNENTFITARADEALTTYCDAIAQGFSYPEAEVMASEVLYQGLHFSKYDTLVSVLENEFEKELPSPLPERLTPILLKNKAVQSVFDKYELTDDFGASPEYEKLYTELTGTIVLIIEVNGLPTVNSENMT; encoded by the coding sequence ATGACAACAACAAAGAAAGAACTTTCCTACTTCCGTTTGAAGTTGGAAGCGTATCTCGGAGAGCATTTTCCAGAGAGAGTGAATGAAAATACGTTTATAACTGCTCGCGCAGACGAAGCATTGACAACTTACTGCGATGCTATAGCACAAGGTTTTTCTTACCCAGAAGCAGAGGTAATGGCAAGCGAAGTTCTGTATCAAGGACTGCACTTTTCCAAGTACGACACGCTTGTGTCTGTCTTGGAGAATGAGTTCGAGAAAGAACTTCCTTCTCCTCTTCCTGAAAGACTAACACCAATACTTCTGAAGAATAAGGCTGTGCAAAGTGTTTTCGACAAGTATGAGCTGACAGACGATTTTGGCGCAAGTCCGGAGTATGAGAAACTCTACACCGAACTGACAGGGACAATCGTTCTGATCATCGAGGTTAATGGTCTGCCAACCGTCAATAGTGAGAACATGACTTGA
- a CDS encoding PcfK-like family protein, with translation MKGTEHFTRTIAEYLNQRAMADPLFAPNLMKPNKNIEECITYILNEVQKSGCNGFDDDEIFSMAVHYYDEDDIEVGKAISCQVAVNHIVELTEEEKAEARQEAIKQYQREELAKLQSRNARVKKTENIASQVQPSLFDF, from the coding sequence ATGAAAGGAACAGAACATTTCACACGAACAATAGCCGAGTATCTCAATCAGCGTGCTATGGCAGACCCCTTATTTGCCCCTAACTTGATGAAACCGAACAAGAATATCGAGGAGTGCATCACCTACATTCTTAATGAAGTGCAGAAAAGCGGTTGCAACGGCTTTGATGATGATGAAATCTTCTCTATGGCTGTTCACTACTATGATGAAGACGATATTGAGGTGGGTAAGGCTATTTCTTGCCAAGTTGCCGTTAATCACATTGTAGAACTCACAGAGGAAGAAAAAGCCGAAGCAAGGCAGGAAGCCATTAAGCAATATCAGCGTGAGGAACTTGCCAAGTTACAGAGCCGTAACGCACGAGTGAAAAAGACCGAGAACATAGCATCCCAAGTACAACCATCACTATTCGATTTTTAA
- a CDS encoding PcfJ domain-containing protein, which translates to MKPRNKFEKAVLEQSKHLRPITKTQDKWAFRECIDHFAYRLPKGRTTCMDCGHSWVINKQRETCTCPHCRAKLQVKETYERKLQQKQYFTLLTTCGEFQVLRMFLLIVGMEKGYKAQTSIIEIGQYWWNMQGRKAVVAIQRVLGHYVDTFSYYSPMAIRNDNEAYQHIAYSPIYPKFKVTDILRRNGFKDNFYGIVPTKFIPALLTDSRVETLLKAGSTDHLRYFLGNRRTFEELWQSYKIAVRNGYEIADISLWNDYVDTLRRLGKDIHNPKYLCPTDLKGEHDRRHEELLRLREREEIEQKQQKAMEDEKRFKELKSKFFGICFTDGTIQVHVLESVQEHLEEGVSMHHCVFSNAYYLKEDSLILSATIEGKRIETIEMSLRTLEVVQSRGVCNKNTEYHEQIVNLVNANRGLISRRMKATA; encoded by the coding sequence ATGAAACCGAGAAACAAATTTGAGAAGGCGGTTTTAGAACAAAGCAAGCATCTTCGCCCAATAACCAAGACACAAGACAAGTGGGCATTCCGTGAGTGCATAGACCACTTTGCCTACCGCTTGCCCAAAGGTCGCACCACTTGTATGGATTGTGGGCATAGTTGGGTAATAAACAAACAGAGAGAAACTTGTACTTGCCCTCATTGCAGGGCAAAGTTGCAGGTCAAGGAAACATACGAGCGCAAGTTGCAGCAGAAGCAGTATTTCACCCTACTTACCACTTGTGGAGAGTTTCAAGTATTACGTATGTTCCTACTTATTGTGGGTATGGAGAAAGGTTACAAAGCACAGACGTCTATAATTGAGATTGGGCAATATTGGTGGAATATGCAGGGACGAAAAGCAGTGGTTGCCATACAGAGGGTATTGGGACACTATGTTGATACCTTTTCCTATTATAGTCCTATGGCGATACGCAACGATAATGAAGCCTACCAGCATATTGCCTACTCACCGATATATCCGAAGTTCAAGGTTACAGACATACTTCGTAGAAATGGTTTTAAGGATAATTTCTATGGCATCGTGCCTACTAAGTTTATTCCTGCATTACTTACAGACAGCCGTGTGGAAACATTGCTAAAGGCAGGTAGCACAGACCATTTACGTTACTTTCTTGGTAACAGGAGGACTTTTGAGGAACTATGGCAGTCCTACAAAATTGCAGTCCGTAACGGCTATGAGATAGCAGACATTTCTCTTTGGAATGATTATGTAGATACACTTAGAAGATTAGGAAAGGATATTCATAATCCAAAATATTTATGCCCCACAGACCTTAAAGGCGAACACGACCGCAGACACGAGGAACTTCTCAGATTGCGTGAAAGGGAGGAGATAGAACAGAAGCAGCAGAAGGCAATGGAAGACGAAAAGCGTTTCAAGGAACTCAAATCCAAGTTTTTTGGTATCTGTTTTACAGATGGCACTATTCAAGTCCACGTATTAGAGAGCGTGCAGGAACATTTAGAAGAAGGTGTATCAATGCACCATTGCGTATTTTCTAATGCATACTACCTTAAGGAAGACTCCCTTATCCTTTCGGCTACCATTGAAGGCAAGAGAATAGAAACCATTGAAATGTCTTTACGAACTTTGGAAGTGGTACAAAGTCGTGGAGTGTGCAACAAGAATACAGAATACCACGAGCAGATAGTAAACCTTGTCAATGCCAATCGAGGTCTTATAAGCCGAAGAATGAAAGCAACGGCATAA
- a CDS encoding bacteriophage abortive infection AbiH family protein, translated as MRNAMATLHIIGNGFDIHHGIASLYSDFREYAWEHSGSDGYWLGQLETCYPTKNKKNGELELWCDLEYALGNIDFQNAFDESTEDIELEEDHEMRFQAQMEDAPKYHLEMMFEAFHGIFEEWVNQIDIDAQPVVLPHFDRNGMFLSFNYTETLETLYRIPKAQINYIHGRRNCNQGLVVGHINNLNGNDFLSEDPMIYEYEAYDNIAEVVNEQQKNISEIISDNAKYWSSLTNIDKIVIYGHSLSDIDLDYFVEIAKHVTPDVQWFFSIYYNNPQERDKEISRVKDFISKLKLDASNCQTFTL; from the coding sequence ATGAGAAATGCGATGGCTACACTTCATATAATTGGCAATGGCTTTGACATTCATCATGGCATAGCTTCTTTGTATAGTGATTTTAGAGAATATGCATGGGAACATTCTGGCTCAGATGGGTATTGGTTAGGGCAGTTAGAAACGTGTTATCCCACGAAGAATAAAAAAAATGGAGAACTAGAACTATGGTGTGACCTTGAATATGCTTTAGGAAATATTGATTTTCAGAACGCATTCGATGAATCGACAGAAGATATTGAATTGGAGGAAGACCATGAAATGCGGTTTCAAGCTCAAATGGAGGACGCCCCCAAATATCACCTAGAAATGATGTTCGAGGCTTTCCATGGTATATTTGAAGAGTGGGTTAATCAAATAGATATAGATGCTCAGCCTGTAGTCTTGCCACATTTTGACAGAAATGGCATGTTTCTATCTTTCAACTATACCGAAACATTGGAGACCCTTTACAGAATTCCAAAGGCACAAATCAATTATATACATGGAAGGCGAAACTGTAATCAAGGATTAGTTGTTGGGCATATAAACAACCTTAATGGAAATGATTTCCTTTCAGAAGATCCAATGATTTATGAATATGAGGCATACGATAATATTGCTGAAGTTGTAAATGAGCAGCAGAAAAATATTTCTGAAATAATTAGCGACAATGCTAAGTACTGGAGCAGTTTAACCAATATAGATAAAATCGTCATTTACGGACACTCTTTATCTGATATTGATTTAGATTATTTTGTAGAGATAGCTAAACATGTCACACCAGATGTTCAGTGGTTCTTTTCCATTTATTATAATAATCCACAAGAGCGTGACAAAGAAATTTCGAGAGTAAAAGACTTTATCTCGAAGTTAAAACTTGATGCTTCAAATTGTCAAACGTTTACTCTGTAA
- a CDS encoding glycoside hydrolase family protein codes for MRTINSFILLCIFCLFCQPTLAQRRVRLADLPPFERAVVVVKYFEGMHSWKNYPYVGYGHQLQRGEHYTADMTERQADSLLRADLWKCFEHFKGYGKDALLLSLLAYNVGVGRLLGYGKHPKSRLLQKIEAGDRNIYREYVSFCKYKGQVLKGLVKRRQVEFTLFFIP; via the coding sequence ATGCGAACGATAAATTCTTTCATTTTACTTTGTATATTCTGCCTGTTCTGTCAGCCGACCCTTGCTCAGCGCAGGGTGCGGCTGGCAGACTTGCCACCTTTTGAGCGTGCAGTAGTTGTTGTAAAGTACTTTGAGGGTATGCACAGCTGGAAGAATTATCCGTATGTTGGATATGGGCATCAGCTGCAACGGGGAGAGCACTACACGGCAGATATGACGGAACGGCAAGCAGACTCATTGCTCCGTGCCGACTTATGGAAATGCTTTGAACACTTTAAAGGCTATGGTAAGGATGCCCTGCTGCTCAGCCTACTTGCCTATAACGTGGGTGTGGGGAGATTGCTTGGTTATGGTAAGCATCCCAAGAGCCGATTATTACAAAAGATTGAGGCAGGAGACAGAAATATCTATCGTGAGTATGTTTCGTTCTGCAAATACAAGGGACAAGTTTTGAAAGGATTGGTCAAGCGCAGACAGGTGGAGTTTACCCTATTCTTTATTCCTTGA
- a CDS encoding DUF3872 domain-containing protein — MKKILNTIWVMGVLTLAVFCLSACDRDLDVQQSYPFTLETMPVQKDIIRGQTAEIRCTLKRGGEFADTRYTIRYFQSDGKGLLRNDNGTVFKPNDRYPLTKDVFRLYYTSLSSDRQTIDVYVEDNFGRVQQLNFSFNNEREEGKDKPASSRH, encoded by the coding sequence ATGAAGAAGATATTGAATACGATTTGGGTAATGGGTGTACTGACCCTTGCCGTGTTTTGCCTATCTGCTTGTGATAGGGATTTGGATGTTCAACAGTCTTATCCGTTTACGCTGGAGACAATGCCGGTTCAGAAGGACATCATAAGGGGGCAGACGGCTGAGATACGCTGCACGCTGAAGCGGGGCGGTGAGTTTGCTGACACTCGCTATACGATACGTTATTTCCAGTCTGATGGTAAGGGCTTGCTAAGAAATGATAATGGTACGGTATTCAAGCCGAACGACCGCTATCCGCTGACGAAAGATGTGTTCCGCTTATACTACACTTCTCTGTCATCTGATCGCCAGACAATTGATGTATATGTGGAGGATAACTTCGGCAGGGTTCAGCAGCTAAACTTTAGTTTTAACAACGAGCGAGAAGAGGGCAAAGATAAGCCTGCATCTTCTCGCCACTAA
- a CDS encoding conjugal transfer protein TraO gives MVMKKNNIILTVCVAVAMTFSLPSQAQRLIPKQRGIEVVGSVPLIKGEKFLAADNFGIGVSLTRYLGRENYTFVGVEYEQQNMPYRSYDVKLKDALLHLGYMHPVLSDRGKNIFLYGGISALGGYEQLNEDKKLLPDGATLLDRSHFVYGGAVHGSVEVFLTDRVLFLVKAQGRFLFGTDVHRFRPAVSAGLRFNF, from the coding sequence ATGGTAATGAAGAAGAACAATATCATTCTGACAGTATGCGTTGCGGTGGCCATGACTTTCAGTCTGCCATCGCAGGCACAACGACTGATACCCAAGCAAAGGGGAATAGAGGTCGTAGGGAGTGTTCCACTTATCAAAGGAGAAAAATTTCTTGCAGCTGACAATTTCGGTATAGGAGTATCACTCACCCGCTATCTGGGGCGTGAGAACTATACCTTTGTGGGAGTTGAGTATGAACAGCAGAATATGCCGTACAGAAGTTATGACGTAAAACTCAAAGATGCACTCTTGCACTTGGGCTATATGCACCCTGTTCTCTCCGACAGAGGCAAGAACATATTTCTCTATGGTGGTATATCCGCCTTGGGTGGCTATGAGCAACTGAACGAGGACAAGAAGTTGCTGCCCGATGGGGCGACACTGCTCGACCGTTCCCACTTTGTCTATGGCGGTGCTGTGCATGGCTCGGTGGAAGTGTTTTTAACAGACAGGGTTCTCTTTCTTGTAAAGGCACAGGGACGTTTCCTCTTTGGAACGGACGTGCATCGTTTCCGTCCGGCTGTTTCTGCAGGGCTAAGGTTTAACTTTTAA
- the traN gene encoding conjugative transposon protein TraN — MKKIILSMAMLAMVGATATAQEDNDGLTPSRPLTSGELFQGMSRAIPTGRVVLPYGLDVTFDKTVHLIFPSAIRYVDLGSQNIIAGKAEDAENVLRVKASVKDFETETNMSVICEDGSFYAFNVKYADEPEKLSIEMKDFLSTTEGRLPSNRSDIYFKELGNESPVLVKLMMQTIYQNDRRSIKHIGAQQFGMKFLLRGLYAHNGLLYFHTRMENGTNMPYSVDFITFKVVDKKMAKRTAIQEQVIQPLRAYHQVMQVRGMGSEHTVFALEQFSLAEDKQLEVTLYERNGGRTLTFYVTAEDLQLAKKIDNLKLKW; from the coding sequence ATGAAGAAAATTATTTTATCAATGGCTATGCTTGCCATGGTGGGAGCAACAGCCACAGCACAGGAAGACAATGATGGTCTGACACCGAGCCGTCCGCTTACTTCGGGAGAGCTCTTTCAAGGTATGAGCCGTGCCATTCCAACAGGGCGTGTCGTACTGCCGTATGGTCTTGACGTTACCTTTGACAAGACTGTGCATCTTATCTTCCCTTCTGCTATCCGCTATGTAGACTTAGGTTCGCAGAATATCATCGCAGGAAAGGCGGAGGATGCAGAGAACGTACTGCGTGTAAAGGCTTCGGTGAAGGACTTTGAGACGGAAACCAATATGAGTGTCATCTGTGAGGACGGCTCTTTCTATGCTTTCAATGTAAAGTATGCCGATGAGCCGGAGAAGCTCAGCATAGAGATGAAGGACTTTCTTTCTACGACAGAAGGCAGGCTGCCAAGCAATCGCTCTGATATTTACTTTAAGGAACTCGGCAACGAGTCGCCCGTATTAGTAAAGTTGATGATGCAGACCATCTACCAGAATGACAGACGCAGCATTAAGCACATTGGTGCACAGCAGTTCGGTATGAAGTTCCTGCTTCGTGGCTTATATGCCCATAACGGCTTGCTGTATTTCCACACCCGTATGGAAAACGGCACGAATATGCCGTACTCAGTAGATTTTATCACCTTTAAGGTGGTGGATAAGAAGATGGCAAAGCGTACCGCTATACAAGAACAGGTGATTCAGCCACTTCGTGCCTACCATCAGGTGATGCAGGTGCGTGGCATGGGTAGTGAACACACTGTGTTTGCGCTCGAACAGTTTTCTCTTGCAGAAGACAAGCAGCTTGAAGTGACGCTCTATGAGAGAAATGGCGGTCGTACGCTGACTTTTTATGTGACAGCAGAAGACCTGCAGCTGGCAAAGAAGATTGATAACCTCAAACTGAAATGGTAA
- the traM gene encoding conjugative transposon protein TraM, whose product MDNKQKEQMKKGLVFGGLGLLFALSMWFIFAPSGKDKITAEQGLNDSIPQATTEKLTENKLKAYELGDKAHEEEQTREEMGRLSDYFTQNTAPSEEQRAETTASTAKIENSMHRYEENNRLLNSFYAPDPHEQEREALRSEIDNLKKELSQKDTKEDNEEKRQLALMEKSYQMAAKYLPKASTPPTLNNGLTAGKEKSEDTVGGSEATKGKTMQKENPVMEVLPERRQLVSSLDQPMSDVYFMEEYGKKARNLGFHSLTSSSPSLMRNTLKVVVDRTSTLKEGDNVVLRLLESAKVQGLHIPRQSRLIAVAKIEGNRMHLLIKSIEVDGHIIAVKLSAYDTDGQEGVYIPGSEDINALKEVGANIGGSMGTSFTFASSAKDQIISEAARGVMQGASQLLQKKLRTVKVTLKGGYRLFLVQSK is encoded by the coding sequence ATGGATAATAAACAGAAAGAACAAATGAAGAAAGGCTTGGTCTTCGGAGGATTAGGACTGCTGTTTGCCCTCTCGATGTGGTTTATCTTCGCACCATCGGGCAAGGATAAGATCACAGCAGAGCAGGGACTCAATGACAGCATCCCGCAGGCAACGACAGAAAAGCTCACTGAAAACAAGCTCAAAGCCTACGAATTAGGCGACAAGGCACACGAGGAGGAACAGACCCGCGAGGAGATGGGCAGACTATCGGACTATTTCACCCAGAACACTGCTCCATCAGAGGAACAGCGTGCAGAGACGACTGCTTCTACGGCAAAGATAGAAAACTCCATGCATCGCTATGAAGAGAATAATCGGCTCTTGAACTCCTTTTACGCTCCCGATCCACACGAGCAGGAGCGTGAAGCCTTGCGCTCGGAGATTGATAATCTAAAGAAAGAACTATCTCAAAAGGATACTAAGGAGGACAATGAAGAGAAACGGCAGCTTGCCTTGATGGAAAAGAGCTATCAGATGGCAGCGAAGTATCTTCCTAAAGCATCAACTCCACCTACCCTCAATAATGGTCTGACGGCAGGAAAGGAGAAGTCGGAAGACACTGTAGGTGGCTCTGAAGCCACTAAGGGCAAGACCATGCAGAAGGAAAATCCTGTAATGGAGGTGCTGCCAGAGCGTAGGCAGTTAGTATCTTCACTTGACCAACCTATGAGCGATGTGTACTTTATGGAGGAATACGGCAAAAAGGCTCGCAACTTGGGTTTCCATTCGCTTACCAGTAGTTCTCCATCTTTAATGCGCAATACGCTGAAAGTCGTAGTGGACAGAACGAGCACGCTCAAGGAGGGGGACAATGTCGTACTCCGTCTGCTTGAAAGTGCCAAAGTGCAGGGCTTGCACATCCCACGTCAAAGCCGACTCATAGCAGTCGCCAAGATAGAAGGCAATCGTATGCACCTGCTTATCAAAAGCATAGAGGTGGACGGACATATCATAGCCGTCAAACTCTCGGCGTACGACACGGACGGACAAGAGGGCGTATATATACCCGGTTCGGAGGATATCAATGCGCTTAAGGAAGTTGGGGCGAACATAGGTGGTTCAATGGGAACATCCTTTACCTTCGCTTCCTCTGCCAAAGACCAAATAATCTCAGAGGCTGCCCGTGGGGTGATGCAGGGTGCAAGTCAGCTGCTTCAGAAGAAACTGCGCACCGTCAAGGTAACGCTTAAGGGTGGCTACCGCCTTTTCTTGGTTCAGTCCAAATAA
- the traK gene encoding conjugative transposon protein TraK: MEFKSLGNIETSFRQIRLYAFVFAIVCVAVSGYAVYASYSFAKEQREKIYVLDQGKSLMLALSQDASRNRPVEAREHVRRFHELFFTIAPDKDAIEKNMERAFVLCDKSAFNYYKDLAEKGYYNRAISGNVNQRIEVDSIHCNFNTYPYAVTTYAREFIVRQSNVTERSLVTTCTLQNSVRSDNNPQGFLMENFLVKENRDIQTYKR, encoded by the coding sequence ATGGAATTCAAATCACTTGGTAATATCGAGACCTCATTCAGACAGATAAGACTCTATGCCTTTGTCTTTGCCATCGTCTGCGTGGCAGTAAGTGGTTATGCCGTCTATGCCTCGTACAGCTTCGCTAAGGAGCAGAGGGAGAAAATCTATGTGCTTGACCAGGGAAAGTCGCTCATGCTTGCCCTCAGTCAGGATGCAAGCCGTAACCGCCCTGTAGAGGCAAGGGAGCATGTACGTCGTTTCCATGAGCTGTTCTTCACTATCGCACCCGACAAGGATGCCATCGAAAAGAACATGGAGCGTGCCTTTGTGCTGTGTGACAAGTCGGCTTTCAACTATTACAAAGACTTGGCAGAGAAGGGCTATTATAACCGTGCCATATCGGGTAATGTCAATCAGCGCATAGAGGTGGACTCTATCCACTGTAACTTTAATACTTACCCTTATGCGGTAACAACCTATGCAAGGGAGTTTATCGTCCGTCAGAGCAACGTTACAGAGCGCAGTCTTGTTACGACCTGCACGCTGCAGAACTCTGTCCGTTCGGATAACAACCCACAAGGCTTCCTGATGGAGAACTTCCTCGTTAAGGAGAACAGAGACATACAGACTTATAAACGATAA
- the traJ gene encoding conjugative transposon protein TraJ, translating to MDFASLHELLRSTYDEMMPLCAQMTGIAKGIAGLGALFYIALRVWASIARAEAIDVFPLLRPFVLGFCIMFFPTVVLGTMNAVLSPVVQGTEMMVHQQEGNLAELTAKRDKLQEEAYLRNPETAYLVSNEKFDEKIEEMGIIGPEDAVTIAGMYAERAAYQTKQWIMKMVHDLLELLFHAAGLIIDTLRTFMLIVLSILGPIVFGIAVWDGLSGSLTAWFSRYISVYLWLPVSSILTALLTKIQVLMIEKDIEALSDPNYLPDSGTWYYIVFFLIGIVGYFCVPTVAGWIIEAGGGIGSYGRNVNQTAQHGAQGAYTGGKAAMAGAGAAVGNVGGRIKGALLKGK from the coding sequence ATGGATTTTGCCAGTTTACATGAGCTGCTACGCTCAACCTATGATGAGATGATGCCGCTCTGTGCCCAGATGACGGGTATTGCCAAAGGCATTGCAGGCTTGGGTGCACTCTTTTATATTGCCCTTCGGGTATGGGCTTCCATTGCCCGTGCCGAGGCGATAGATGTTTTCCCACTTCTCCGACCTTTTGTCTTAGGCTTTTGTATAATGTTCTTTCCGACAGTCGTACTGGGTACGATGAATGCCGTTCTCTCGCCCGTAGTGCAGGGAACGGAGATGATGGTACACCAGCAGGAGGGAAACCTTGCTGAGCTTACTGCCAAGCGAGACAAGTTGCAAGAGGAAGCCTACCTTAGAAATCCTGAAACAGCCTACCTTGTTTCCAACGAGAAGTTCGATGAGAAGATAGAGGAAATGGGTATCATCGGACCTGAAGATGCCGTGACGATAGCGGGTATGTATGCCGAGCGCGCTGCCTATCAGACCAAGCAATGGATTATGAAGATGGTACACGACCTTTTAGAACTTCTATTCCATGCCGCAGGACTTATCATCGACACGCTGCGCACGTTCATGCTCATCGTCCTTTCCATCCTCGGTCCGATAGTCTTCGGCATTGCCGTATGGGACGGGTTGTCGGGTTCGCTCACGGCTTGGTTCTCACGCTATATCTCTGTCTACCTGTGGCTGCCTGTCAGCTCTATTCTTACGGCATTGCTTACTAAAATACAGGTGCTGATGATAGAGAAGGATATCGAAGCACTCAGTGACCCTAACTACCTACCTGATTCGGGGACGTGGTACTACATCGTCTTCTTCCTTATCGGTATTGTAGGCTACTTCTGTGTACCTACCGTGGCAGGCTGGATTATTGAAGCTGGAGGTGGTATCGGCTCATACGGTCGTAATGTCAACCAGACAGCACAGCATGGTGCGCAAGGCGCATATACTGGTGGCAAGGCTGCTATGGCTGGCGCAGGTGCTGCTGTGGGAAATGTCGGTGGACGTATCAAGGGTGCACTGCTCAAAGGAAAATAG
- a CDS encoding DUF4141 domain-containing protein: MKKYIFMALLGLSLSVPKAHAQWVVTDPGNFAGNIVNSVKEIATASKTVKNTLDGFKEVEKLYNDTKKYYDALKKVNNLIGDAYKVKECILMVGDISEIYVTSYKKMLSDKNFRPSELAAMASGYAKLLEQSGESLKELKSIVKSNVFSMNDHERMQAIDRIYTTLRENRSLVSYYTRKNISVSYVRAREKNDLASVKALYGNTASRYW; this comes from the coding sequence ATGAAAAAGTACATTTTCATGGCTCTCTTAGGATTGAGCCTTTCTGTTCCCAAAGCCCACGCACAGTGGGTAGTAACCGACCCTGGCAATTTTGCCGGCAACATCGTTAATTCGGTTAAGGAGATAGCAACAGCTTCGAAGACAGTGAAAAACACCCTTGACGGTTTTAAGGAGGTGGAGAAACTCTACAACGACACCAAGAAGTATTACGATGCCCTGAAGAAGGTGAACAACCTCATCGGCGATGCCTACAAGGTCAAGGAGTGCATCCTGATGGTGGGCGACATCTCAGAGATTTACGTCACCTCGTATAAGAAGATGCTTTCGGACAAGAACTTCCGTCCTTCAGAACTCGCGGCGATGGCTTCGGGCTATGCCAAGCTTCTGGAGCAGAGCGGTGAGAGTCTCAAGGAACTAAAGTCTATTGTCAAGAGTAATGTTTTCTCGATGAACGACCATGAACGAATGCAGGCCATCGACCGTATTTATACCACGCTGAGGGAAAACCGCTCGCTTGTATCCTACTACACAAGGAAAAACATATCCGTGAGCTATGTGCGTGCAAGGGAGAAGAACGATCTTGCCTCTGTTAAGGCGCTCTATGGTAATACGGCAAGTAGGTATTGGTAA